GAACGCGTCTGCTTTGTCCGTAGGGAGAATCAGGATGATGCCGTCCGCACCGATGCCCTTGTGTCGGTCGGAGACGATGGGCGAGAGCTTCTCGGGGTTGTCGACGGTCTCGAAGCCGGGAAAGCAGTTGACGTAGACGTAGTCATTTCCGCAGCCGTGCATCTTCGTGAATTTCATGTGTATTCCTCCGTTACTGAGTTTATAGAGAGATTCTACACCGTGCACAGTTACGGCGTGATGCGTGATTATAGCAATCTCATGTATTTACAGCTTTAGCTTGCGCCTGATCCTGTTCAGGAAGCTGAACGTCTTGGGGCTCAGCCTCTGCTTGACGCTGCCGTAGAGTGCTGACTTCATGCTTTGCGGGTGCGTGAACAGATAGTGCTGGAACTCCAGAATCCTGCAGAAGAACTCGTACTGCTCTGCGGGATAGTGCCTCTCGATGACCTTCGAGATGTCCGCAAGATCTTTCTCCAGCAGCTGCATGTTCCACGGGATCACCAGAGCCTCAAACAGGTTGCCGGCAAACCTTCTCGTAAGCTCGGACACCCTGAACGCTCCGATGTTCGGCAGAATCTTGTCCTCCGCGTCGGGAGCAGGAACAACCTTATCTTCCGACACAACGCTCGAGAACAGGTAGCGGCAGGCCAAGTTGTAGCGGTAACGTTCTTGTGCAAACAGGGAAATATCGTGCAGGACAACCCACGAGTCATCCTTCATGAACGGCAGGACGCACAAGAAGTTCAGCGTCTCCCACGGGTGCGTGTGGACAGTGTCCAGCATGAACAGGTCAATGTCTCCGCCGATCTCCTCTATGAAGTGCGAGACATCACCTCCTCTGAAGACATGCCACTTGTCCAGAAACTCAGGAAACTTCTCCTCCACGAGAAAACCTGAATGCTTCTCCGTGCTGGTGATAGATTCCTCGAGGTAATCGACGGAATACAGCTCTGCTCCGTCAATGTCGGAAATTGCGTTGAGGATTATTGCGCTCCCGCCTCCTGCTGCTATTCCGGCCTCCAAAAGTTTACGAGGCCTCAGAGCGCGTATTATCCCGTTGAGGAAATAACGCTCCGTCTTCTTCATGATGGAATGAGGAGCTACTATGTCGTATATTGGTGTGAGTTTGTCTGTGTCGAAGTCTTCATATGGCCTTGCAGAATCGTGAAGGTTGCCTTGTCGTGTTGCCTTGTCGTGTTGCCTTGTCGATTATAGCGGCATCAAGCACGTTTGTCTACCTCTTTCTTCGTGATTTTTGAAGATTATATCACATTGTTATCTCCCCGCCTCAATCTCCCCCAGCTTCTCCTCAAAACCGTATATCGTCGGGTCTATGCTGTCTACCGTCCTGTTCAGCTCGTCCATCAGCCTGAACCTCCGGCTTCTAGGAAGCTGGTTCGCAAAACGCTTTATCTTCAGCAATGACTGCAGGTAATTCCTCTCGTACTGTATTATCAGCTTCGCGGCCATCAGCGCGCTCGGCATCGGTTCATCTAGGAACAGCCGCGCCATCTCCAAGTTCTCCTCTACCTCCATCTCGTCATACCATATCTCAGCAAGAATCTTCATGAACGTCTTTCGGCTTCCCCCGCGCGCTATCCTACGTGCCTCGCGGTCTATCTTCTTCATGTCAGCATTGAGCCTCCGCAGAACATCATCTGCCCTCAGCGACGGCATAGAGTATTCCGCAATGTATTCTGCCTCGTCCTCAATCAGAATCTGCCTCCGCAATAACCTTCCGAATGACGGGCTGAGCTTTATCACGGGCTGTTCAAGTTTCGCGTCCATCAGCTTGCGGAAGATTTTTCCCGTGCTGTAGTGCTCGCACTCGAACTCCGAGTCCTTCAGCCACGTAACATATCCCGGGTCAAAGAGCCCCTTCCTCCCTGCACGCCCGGACATCTGCATGAACTCTCCGTGCGTTATCGGCTTGTAGTTGTAGTAGTTCACGAGCTGGGCAAAGATTACCGACTGTGCAGGAAGGTTCACGCCCAGCGACAGCGCAGAAGTCCCGCACACAACATCAAGCAGCCTCTCTCTGAACGCAGACTCCACTAACAGCTTCTCCTTCGGCAGCATACTTCCGTGATAAGTTCCAACACCCTTAAGCAGGAACGACGCAACATTTTTCACCTCGAGGATTGCCGCAAGTTCGTTGATGCGCTTAACGTCCTGCGGAGGGATTCTCTTTCTCGTCGCCGCTATCTGTCCCGCAATGTCCATCACTCCACGCTGTGAGAACAGAAACACCAGCGAATCGTGAATCTCCCACAGCTTCACCGGGTCGTTGGGCTGGAAGATTAGTTCTGTTACGCGTTTCTTGGCCGCATGAAGCACGAACTCGCGCTGGCAGATGCCGGATAAGTACTTGCCCACGCTTTTGATGCTCCCGAGCGTCGCCGACATTACGAGTATTTCTGTTTCTGAGTCTGTGTTCCTTATGCCGTCAATGTATGTCCGTGCCCTGTCCGAATCGCTGAATATGTAGTGGAACTCGTCAATGATAAGTTTCTGGCCGGGAATGCGCGCGTATTTCATCGTGTAAATTTCCTGAGTACAGCAGATTATTCCTGCTCCCTCGTTGCGCTTGAAGTCTCCTGTTTCGAGGCCGACATCAAGCCCCATTCTGCGCAGGTCTAAATAGCGTTCGTTGCTGAGGGCTTTGATGGGGGCGGTGAAGATTATGCGTTCTGCGTCGTTGTTGGGGTTAATTGTGCTGTCGCGCCTGAGGATTCCTGCCCACAGATAGGCAACTAATGTCTTGCCTGAACCTGTCGGGGCGGATAATACTGCGCTGTGATTCTTGATGTGGTTGAATGCCCGTAGCTGCCAGTCGTAAAATCGTATTGTCTCCAAATTCGTGAATATCCTTTGTGCGTTAAGAAATAATGCGGGCAGTCCGTAAGCCGGGTTCTGTGTGAGAGACGGCCATTTATCTTGGACACTCCTCGCGGAATGCCTCCAGCGGTCATACCCGGAGGTCAGCGGGCCGCCTACAAATCCTCCCTATTAGACCTTGCTTCGGATGGGGCTTGCAAAGCATATGATTTGCATCATATCTGGTGCGCTCTTGCCGACACCATTTCACCATTGCCGTTTTGCGGCTGTATATTTTCTGTTGCGCTTTCCCTCGAATTGCTCCGGCCAGTAATTAGCTGGCATCCTGCCCTGTGAAGCCCGGACTTTCCTCCGCATCATGAAGACACGGCAGCCGTCTGAACTACCCGCAAGCGTATTGTATCATGCATTGTAGCCGCGCGGAGTGATAATCTTTCCATCAACTATACAGCTCTGTGAGTTGCCGATTATGACGGTGCAGAGCATATCGATTTCACGCGTCATGATTTCTCCGAGCGTCGTAACTTCGTGCGTCTCTCCTTCACGTCCGATGTTCCTAACGTACCCTGCGGGAGTCTCGGGCGGTTTGTGCCGGAGAAGAATCTCACATGCACGCTTGAAGTGTTCGGGTCTGTGCCTGCTGGCGGGGTTGTAGATGCAGATCACGAAATCCCCTATACACGCGGCAACAAGCCTCTTCTCGATTGTTCCCCAGCCGGTCATTATGTCGCTCAGGCTGATGGTAACATAGTCGTTCATCAGCGGAGCACCGAGAATTGCCGCCGCAGAGTTAGCCGCCGTTATGCCGGGAATGACGACAACCTCCTGACCGCTGCCCTGCGCAACCTCCATCATGAGGCCAGCCATGCCGTAGACTCCTGCGTCTCCGCTCGAGATTACCGCAACAGTCTTCCCGTAATCCTGCGCCAGCTTCAGAGCCATCGTGCACCTGTCTACTTCCTGCCTCATCCCTGAAACATAAATTATTTTCTCCTTCAGCTCTTCCTTAAGGAGCTCGATATATCGCGAGTAGCCGACGACAGCATCACACGATTTCAGGATGTTCATTGCGCGGGGGGTAATCTCGTCAGTTCCTCCCGGCCCTGTGCCTACAACGTAAATCATAATTTCTCCAGAAACTCCTTCATTGCGTTAATCGCTCTGTCCCTGTGGAATTGCGCGCGTTCCTTCTTGCCACGCAGTGTGATTTCCGGGAACAGGCCAAGATTGATATTCATGGGCTGGAAGTGCTTGGGGTCTGTAGTCATGAGGTAGTGCAGTAGCGAGCCGATTGCTGTTTCGCGCGGCCAAGACGGCAACCCGCACGCAATGTTTATCCCCGCAACGAGCCCCATTGCGGTGCTCTCCATGTACCCTTCAACACCCGTAATCTGTCCCGCAAGAAACACGTTGTCCCTGCCCTTCAGCCGTAACCATTCGTCTAGGACTGCCGGAGCGTTCACGCTGGTGTTGCGGTGCATTACGCCCAGACGTACAAACTCTGCGTGTTCGAGGCCGGGTATCATGGAAAATACGCGCTTCTGTTCTCCCCACTTCAGGCCGGTCTGGAAGCCCACGAGGTTATAGAGCGTACCTTCTGCGTTGTCCTGCCGGAGCTGAACTGCCGCGTAGGGTTCGTGCCCTGTTCTTGGGTCAACGAGGCCGCGAGGCTTCATCGGTCCGAAACGCAGGGTGTCTCTCCCTCTGTCGGCAATTGCTTCGACGGGCATACAGCCTTCAAAGTACTTGCCCTTCTCGAAGTCGTGAGGAAGGTTTCTCTCTGCAGTGATTAATGCGTCATAGAATGCATTGTACTCGTCGCGCGAAAAGGGGCAGTTGATGTAGTCGTCCCCTCGTCCGTAACGTCCCGACACGAACACCCGCGACATGTCGATAGAGTCCCGCATGACCACCGGCGCGACTGCGTCATAGAAGTATATGCGTTCTCCCGCAATGTCCCGGAGTTTCCCGGCGAGCGCGTCAGAGGTCAGAGGCCCGGAAGCGATTATCGCCGGTGTGTCGGGAATGTCCCTGACTTCCTCGCGGATAAGCGTAATGTTCGGGTGAGAGGTTATGCGTTCGGTTACGAGTGCGGAGAACTTTTCGCGATCAACGGCTAACGCTCCTCCTGCTGGGACGCGTGATTCTTGTGCGCAGGAGAGTATCAGCGAGTCGAGGAGTGAGAGTTCTTCTTTGAGGATGCCTGCGGCGGAGATTCTGCCGTCTTTGTTCTCCGAGCCTAGAGAGTTGCTGCACACTATTTCCGCGAGTCCGCCTGTTTTGTGCGCGGGAGTCAGGAGCGAGGGGCGCATCTCGTACAGCGAGACGTTGAAGCCTCTCTGTGCTAGCTGGTATGCGGCTTCACTTCCGGCGAGGCCTGCACCGATTATCTTTATGTCCGTCATGAATTTATCCCTGTGCTAAAATTTTTTGCGGTGAATATTATCATGTACTCCGTTGAACAAGTCAAAGCTATCGGCAAAGAACGTACTTCTGAAAGTTTCTCGCTTCTGCTTGAGATTTTTGGGAGCAGTACTGATATTGACATCCGGCGTGAAGCTGTTTCATCAATCGGACGGCACACCGATAACAGCAGAATATATGACTTCATATCACGCGAGGCCTTCAAGAAAGATAACCCGATGGAATTAATCTACCAGATGTTCAGAACCTGCCTGTACAAGAGCAGGGAGGACGAGAGATTTTCACATCTCCGCCGTAGAATCATAGAGACTTATCATAATGAGGTCATAGACAAGATGGACAGCTATTACATGTTCCGGCAGGGCAGGGAGAAATTACAGCCCCGCACAGGAATCACCAGCCCGATCCTTCTTGTCGGGGACTGCGAGCAGACATTAAGCCAGCTTCCCGGTGAGTCGGTGCAGTTGGTATTCACTTCTCCGCCGTATTACAACGCTCGGGAATACTCGGACTATTCTTCGTACGCTGACTATCTCGCAAAAATGGGCAGGGTGTTTTCCGAGTGCAGCCGTGTGCTTGAGGCCGGGAGGTTCATGATTGTGAACGTTTCCCCAGTCATCACGAAGAGGCCGGGACGCGAGTTCGAGAGCATAAGATACCCTATACACTACGACTTTCACAGGGTGCTTAGCGAGTCAGGATATTACTTCATCGACGAGATTATCTGGATAAAGCCCGAGCCGTCAGTCCCGGACAGGATAAGCGGCTACAAGCAGACCCGCAAGCCTCTTTCCTACAAGCCCAACTGCATAACCGAAAGCATAATGATTTACCGCAAGAACTGCCCGTTTCTGCTTGACCGCAACATGAAGGCATACGGCGAATACGACAGGCACGACGAAGAAGAGATAGACACGTCCAACTGCTGGTACATTGCGCCGAAATACGACAAGAATCATCCGGCTGTTTTTCCGGAAGAACTGTGCAGGAGGATTCTGCGGTACTATTCGTTTGAAGGTGATGCTGTGCTTGACCCGTTTGCGGGGTCGGGGACATTCGGGCGTGTCGCAAGGAGAATGGGGAGGCTGCCTGTCCTGTGCGAGATGAATGAAGATTACGCAGAGATTATAGATAGCGAGGCGGAAGGATATTATGACGTTCGAGGAAGGAATAATCCGAAGCACTGTCAGCAAATTACTATCGGGCTGTGATTACCGTGATGAAGTAGTGAACGCAATCAACTCTAGCTTCTTCGACCATTCACGGCCGTGCGACGCGGAAGATTATTCTTGAGGCCGCAAATGACAATTTCGAGTACCTGCGCTCAATGCTCACAGAGCTTGAGAACGACTCAGACAATGACATAGCGATAACAATCAGCATAAGCCATAAAGATATAACGGTTAATCTCTCGCTGACGGAGAGCCTGATAGTGATTAACGCCCTCGCTACGAAGAAACTGCAGATACGCGGAGGGGCATGGAGTGCAATCGGTAAAAAGGTAGAGAAGCCGCTAGTTGATGAGTTGTGCAGGAGGGCTGGAGTTCCTGCTGAGAACATAGACAACAGGCCGTTCACCAGAGACAAGAAGAGAGCCTACGACCGAGAGACAGACTATAAGCTCATCAGCAGGGCAGGAAAAATCTACCGTGTTGAAGTCAAACTGATGGGTAAAGGCAACCCTGAGAGTGCGGATGCGACAATAGCAAGGGACAGCGACATATTTATAGCTGACACGCTGGGCGAGCAGAACTGCGCACAGCTCGAGGCTAGAGGGATTGAGTACCTGATACTTCGGGGCAACAGCAGTTCTCTTGAAGACTTCGTGAAGATTCTGGACAGGCTGGATATTCCTTACAGCAAAAAGTAGATGCAGGAAGCCTAAACGTTGAAACCTCCTGCATCATTTAAGTTTATTCATCCGCAGAGTCAGCCGCCGCCTTGTACTTGCACGTTGCACAGAATACACTGCTTCCCCGCCTGTACAAGTCCTCTCCGCACTCCGGGCACTTTTCCCCCGCAGGCCTGTTCCACGCAACATAATCGCACTCAGGATACCGCGAACACCCGTAGAACGTCCGCCCCTTCTTGCTCTTGCGCCTCACAATCTCTCCTTCTCCGCACTTCGGGCACTTCACCCCGATCGTCGACAGAATCGGCCTCGTGTACTTGCACGCAGGATAGTTCGAGCACGCGATAAATTCCCCGAAACGTCCGCGCTTCTTCACGAGGTCATGCCCGCATTCAGGACACGCTTCACCTATGGGCTCAGGCTCGGGTATCGGCACGCGGGGAGCATCTTCCGCCTCGTTCAGTGTGTTGCTGAACTCCCCCCAGAACTCACCGACAACGTCAAGCCACCTGCGCGAGGCATCTTCTACCTCGTCAAGTTCCTTCTCCATCTGCGCCGTGAATCCCGCGTCAACGATCGACGACAAGTCTTTACGGTTGAAGTACTGCGCGAGGAACTCATCTACCGTCATTCCAAGAGGAGTGGGACAAAACCTGCGCTCCTCGTTCTTCTCGATGTAGCCGCGCGAGTCCAGCGTCCCCGCTATCGTCGCGTATGTTGACGGACGGCCGACACCGTTCTCCTCGAGCGTCTTAATCAGGCCGGCCTCTGAGTACCTCGACGGCGGCTTCGTTGCCTTCTTCTCGCTCTGAACATCAGCAAGTTCCAGCATCTCGCCCGCGTCAATCTTCGTTACTTCGCTGCCCTTAAGGTCAAGAGGCCACAACCTGCTCCATCCGTCGAACACAAGCGTTTCGCCTTCCTGCTTTAGGGTTACGCGCCCGGCCTGTGCCTTTACCGTTGACTTGGCCGTAACTGCCGGAGTCATCTGGCTCGCCGTGAACCTCCGCCATATCAGCGAGTACAGTTTGTGCTGTTCGGGAGTGAGCGCGCCTTCAAGGCTCTCGGGAGTAAGGGCAATGTCCGTCGGCCTTATGGCTTCGTGAGCGTCCTGAACCTTCATGTTCTTGCTGGATGTTGTGTAGACGTTCGGAGCTTTGGGGAGGTATGCGGGCGGGTACGTTCCCGCGATGAACTGCCTGCACATGTCTAGTGCTTCGTTCGAGATTCTGAGGCTGTCCGTGCGCATGTAAGTTATCAGCCCGATGTTCCCTCTGCCCGGAACGTTCACTCCCTCGTAGAGCTCTTGCGCTACCCTCATCGTGCGGGCGGGTGCCATGCTGAGCCTCCGGCTGGCTTCCTGCTGTAACGTGCTCGTCCTGAACGGCGCAGGTGCTGAGTGCGGGCTGTCCTTGCTCTTGAACTCCGTAACAACAAGTTCGCTCGCCCTTATCTCCGCAATAATCTCCTCTGCCTTCTCCTTAGTGTTTATTCCGAGCGGAAGATTGTTCTTCATGAGAGTTTTGCCGTCCAGCTTGTAGGCTCGGAGCTCGTAAACACGGCCGCCGTTCTCTGCTCGGGCTGTGATTATGTAGTACGGGTCTGGCACAAAGGCTTGTATTTCGCGTTCGCGCTGGCAGATGAGATTCAACGCCACAGACTGTACGCGTCCGGCAGAAAGCCCGTAACGTATCTTCTTCCACAGCAGAGGGCTCAACGTGTAGCCGACGAGACGGTCAAGGACTCGCCGTGCCTGCTGTGCGTCGACCTTGTTCATGTCGATGTAGTCAGGATTCTTCACGGCGGTTCGGACTGCGTTTGCCGTAATCTCGTAGAACCTCACTCGGCACTTCTGCGACAAGTCCACTCCTAGAATGTCGGCCAAGTGCCACGCTATCGCCTCGCCTTCGCGATCAGGGTCGGAGGCCAAGAGAACGCGTGATGCTCCTGCCGCCAGCTTCAGCAGCTCGTTCTTGAGGGCGGCTTTGCCCTTCACGAGGATGTATTCAGGCGCAAAGTCGTGCTCTATGTCGATGGCTAGCCTGCTCTTGGGCAAGTCCTTCATGTGCCCCTTGCTTGACCTGACGATGTAGCCTTTCCCCAGCATTCCCGACAAAGTTGCGGCTTTCGACGGCGACTCCACAATCACCAAGATCTTGCCGCTGTCCTCTGATGATGTGCTGATAACCTTTCTGGGTTTTGCGGGTGTCTTCTTTGTGGCTGATGCTTTCTTAGTCCCGGCCGTCTTTGCGGATGCTGTCTTCTTGGTTGTCTTTGCCGATGCTGAAGCCGTCTTCTTAGTTGTCTTCGTGGTGGTCTTGGTCTTGGACGAGCCGGATGCTTTCCTCTGCCTAGTGTCCTCCGATGTATCAGCGGGCACTGACTTTCTCACAGGTGAAATCGTAATTACCCCCATACATAAATTTGATTTTTGGCAACGTAAATTTATACCACATTTTAGAATATAATTAACGAAATTTTTTCAGGATGTGAATATTACTGTGCGCATCATAGGCTCACTCATAAAGTATGTGATATATCTCTGTATCGTGCTCATTGCTGTTACTGCCGCGCTCTTCTGGTTCGACACGGGCTCGTGGCTCGTCAAGCCTCTGGCTGAGAGGGCAGGCAGCTACTTCCTTGCTCCCATGACGCTGACTGTGGACAGCGTAAACGGTTCAGTACGCGAGGGCTTCACGCTGGAAGGCCTTGTGCTGTCGTCTGGGGACGAGGAGATGTTCACGCTCGGCTACGCATCAGTGAGCCCGGACTGGGACATGGTTCTTGCAGGAGGAGACGGACTGCCCTACATCAAGAGCCTTAACGTCAGGGGTGTAAGTTCTGACCTCGACAAGGTGATGACAGTTGCGGGATTGTTCGAAAAAGATGAAGAGGACGAAGACGCAGAAGACGATGACGAGGAAGACGAAGAATCCTCCGCGTTTCACCTTAACCCTTTCAGCCTCTCGGTGAGCGACGTGAATTTCGGCACGCCGTACGCTGCATTGTCCCTCGACGCAATCACTCTCACGCCCGAAGGCATTTTCTCTTTCGCCGCAGACGTAACCTCGAACGACAACACATTACCCCTCAAAGCAGACGCACGGATAAACTTTGAGCCC
This window of the Synergistaceae bacterium genome carries:
- the cobJ gene encoding precorrin-3B C(17)-methyltransferase; translated protein: MIYVVGTGPGGTDEITPRAMNILKSCDAVVGYSRYIELLKEELKEKIIYVSGMRQEVDRCTMALKLAQDYGKTVAVISSGDAGVYGMAGLMMEVAQGSGQEVVVIPGITAANSAAAILGAPLMNDYVTISLSDIMTGWGTIEKRLVAACIGDFVICIYNPASRHRPEHFKRACEILLRHKPPETPAGYVRNIGREGETHEVTTLGEIMTREIDMLCTVIIGNSQSCIVDGKIITPRGYNA
- a CDS encoding DEAD/DEAH box helicase, with amino-acid sequence METIRFYDWQLRAFNHIKNHSAVLSAPTGSGKTLVAYLWAGILRRDSTINPNNDAERIIFTAPIKALSNERYLDLRRMGLDVGLETGDFKRNEGAGIICCTQEIYTMKYARIPGQKLIIDEFHYIFSDSDRARTYIDGIRNTDSETEILVMSATLGSIKSVGKYLSGICQREFVLHAAKKRVTELIFQPNDPVKLWEIHDSLVFLFSQRGVMDIAGQIAATRKRIPPQDVKRINELAAILEVKNVASFLLKGVGTYHGSMLPKEKLLVESAFRERLLDVVCGTSALSLGVNLPAQSVIFAQLVNYYNYKPITHGEFMQMSGRAGRKGLFDPGYVTWLKDSEFECEHYSTGKIFRKLMDAKLEQPVIKLSPSFGRLLRRQILIEDEAEYIAEYSMPSLRADDVLRRLNADMKKIDREARRIARGGSRKTFMKILAEIWYDEMEVEENLEMARLFLDEPMPSALMAAKLIIQYERNYLQSLLKIKRFANQLPRSRRFRLMDELNRTVDSIDPTIYGFEEKLGEIEAGR
- a CDS encoding class I SAM-dependent methyltransferase, with translation MKKTERYFLNGIIRALRPRKLLEAGIAAGGGSAIILNAISDIDGAELYSVDYLEESITSTEKHSGFLVEEKFPEFLDKWHVFRGGDVSHFIEEIGGDIDLFMLDTVHTHPWETLNFLCVLPFMKDDSWVVLHDISLFAQERYRYNLACRYLFSSVVSEDKVVPAPDAEDKILPNIGAFRVSELTRRFAGNLFEALVIPWNMQLLEKDLADISKVIERHYPAEQYEFFCRILEFQHYLFTHPQSMKSALYGSVKQRLSPKTFSFLNRIRRKLKL
- the topA gene encoding type I DNA topoisomerase, translating into MGVITISPVRKSVPADTSEDTRQRKASGSSKTKTTTKTTKKTASASAKTTKKTASAKTAGTKKASATKKTPAKPRKVISTSSEDSGKILVIVESPSKAATLSGMLGKGYIVRSSKGHMKDLPKSRLAIDIEHDFAPEYILVKGKAALKNELLKLAAGASRVLLASDPDREGEAIAWHLADILGVDLSQKCRVRFYEITANAVRTAVKNPDYIDMNKVDAQQARRVLDRLVGYTLSPLLWKKIRYGLSAGRVQSVALNLICQREREIQAFVPDPYYIITARAENGGRVYELRAYKLDGKTLMKNNLPLGINTKEKAEEIIAEIRASELVVTEFKSKDSPHSAPAPFRTSTLQQEASRRLSMAPARTMRVAQELYEGVNVPGRGNIGLITYMRTDSLRISNEALDMCRQFIAGTYPPAYLPKAPNVYTTSSKNMKVQDAHEAIRPTDIALTPESLEGALTPEQHKLYSLIWRRFTASQMTPAVTAKSTVKAQAGRVTLKQEGETLVFDGWSRLWPLDLKGSEVTKIDAGEMLELADVQSEKKATKPPSRYSEAGLIKTLEENGVGRPSTYATIAGTLDSRGYIEKNEERRFCPTPLGMTVDEFLAQYFNRKDLSSIVDAGFTAQMEKELDEVEDASRRWLDVVGEFWGEFSNTLNEAEDAPRVPIPEPEPIGEACPECGHDLVKKRGRFGEFIACSNYPACKYTRPILSTIGVKCPKCGEGEIVRRKSKKGRTFYGCSRYPECDYVAWNRPAGEKCPECGEDLYRRGSSVFCATCKYKAAADSADE
- a CDS encoding site-specific DNA-methyltransferase, which gives rise to MYSVEQVKAIGKERTSESFSLLLEIFGSSTDIDIRREAVSSIGRHTDNSRIYDFISREAFKKDNPMELIYQMFRTCLYKSREDERFSHLRRRIIETYHNEVIDKMDSYYMFRQGREKLQPRTGITSPILLVGDCEQTLSQLPGESVQLVFTSPPYYNAREYSDYSSYADYLAKMGRVFSECSRVLEAGRFMIVNVSPVITKRPGREFESIRYPIHYDFHRVLSESGYYFIDEIIWIKPEPSVPDRISGYKQTRKPLSYKPNCITESIMIYRKNCPFLLDRNMKAYGEYDRHDEEEIDTSNCWYIAPKYDKNHPAVFPEELCRRILRYYSFEGDAVLDPFAGSGTFGRVARRMGRLPVLCEMNEDYAEIIDSEAEGYYDVRGRNNPKHCQQITIGL
- the trmFO gene encoding methylenetetrahydrofolate--tRNA-(uracil(54)-C(5))-methyltransferase (FADH(2)-oxidizing) TrmFO is translated as MTDIKIIGAGLAGSEAAYQLAQRGFNVSLYEMRPSLLTPAHKTGGLAEIVCSNSLGSENKDGRISAAGILKEELSLLDSLILSCAQESRVPAGGALAVDREKFSALVTERITSHPNITLIREEVRDIPDTPAIIASGPLTSDALAGKLRDIAGERIYFYDAVAPVVMRDSIDMSRVFVSGRYGRGDDYINCPFSRDEYNAFYDALITAERNLPHDFEKGKYFEGCMPVEAIADRGRDTLRFGPMKPRGLVDPRTGHEPYAAVQLRQDNAEGTLYNLVGFQTGLKWGEQKRVFSMIPGLEHAEFVRLGVMHRNTSVNAPAVLDEWLRLKGRDNVFLAGQITGVEGYMESTAMGLVAGINIACGLPSWPRETAIGSLLHYLMTTDPKHFQPMNINLGLFPEITLRGKKERAQFHRDRAINAMKEFLEKL
- a CDS encoding CfrBI family restriction endonuclease, with translation MHGRATRKIILEAANDNFEYLRSMLTELENDSDNDIAITISISHKDITVNLSLTESLIVINALATKKLQIRGGAWSAIGKKVEKPLVDELCRRAGVPAENIDNRPFTRDKKRAYDRETDYKLISRAGKIYRVEVKLMGKGNPESADATIARDSDIFIADTLGEQNCAQLEARGIEYLILRGNSSSLEDFVKILDRLDIPYSKK